Proteins encoded in a region of the Puntigrus tetrazona isolate hp1 chromosome 12, ASM1883169v1, whole genome shotgun sequence genome:
- the LOC122355848 gene encoding RAC-beta serine/threonine-protein kinase-like isoform X2, with product MTEVSVVKEGWLYKRGEYIKTWRPRYFILKSDGSFMGYKEKPELMDQSSAPLNNFSVEECQLMKTERPRPNTFMIRCLQWTSVIERTFHVESSEERDEWMRAIQAVANGLQARDADEPMEIKFSSPGDFSALEDMEVSLSKSSSRVTMNDFDYLKLLGKGTFGKVILVREKASGMYYAMKILRKEVIIAKDEVAHTVTESRVLQNTRHPFLTTLKYAFQTPDRLCFVMEYANGGELFFHLSRERVFSEDRARFYGAEIVSALDYLHSQNVVYRDLKLENLMLDKDGHIKITDFGLCKEGITDEATMRTFCGTPEYLAPEVLEDNDYGRAVDWWGLGVVMYEMMCGRLPFYNQDHERLFELIVMEEIRFPKNLSPEAKALLTGLLRKDPKQRLGGGAEDAREVMGHKFFFCVHWEDVLQKKLVPLFKPQVTSETDTRYFDDEFTAQSITVTPPDKPSRRDVEDSGPVAHFPQFSYSASVRE from the exons ATGACGGAGGTCAGCGTGGTGAAGGAAGGATGGCTTTATAAACGAG GTGAGTACATAAAGACATGGAGGCCGAGATACTTCATCCTGAAGAGCGATGGATCCTTCATGGGTTACAAGGAGAAGCCGGAGCTGATGGATCAGAGCTCAGCTCCTCTCAATAACTTCTCTGTGGAAG AGTGTCAGCTGATGAAGACCGAGCGTCCACGACCCAACACCTTCATGATCCGCTGTCTGCAGTGGACGAGCGTCATCGAGAGGACCTTTCACGTGGAGAGCAGTGAGGAGAG GGACGAGTGGATGCGAGCGATCCAGGCCGTGGCCAATGGGCTGCAGGCGCGGGACGCAGACGAGCCAATGGAGATCAAGTTCAGCTCTCCCGGGGACTTCAGCGCTCTGGAGGACATGGAGGTGTCTCTGTCCAAGTCCAGCTCCAGAGTG ACGATGAATGACTTTGATTACCTGAAGCTGCTGGGTAAAGGCACGTTTGGGAAGGTGATTCTGGTTCGAGAGAAAGCCTCAGGGATGTACTACGCCATGAAGATCCTGCGGAAGGAAGTCATCATCGCTAAG gatgaAGTGGCACATACAGTTACAGAGAGTCGAGTGCTGCAGAACACCAGACATCCTTTCCTCAcg ACTCTTAAATACGCCTTCCAGACTCCTGACCGGCTGTGTTTTGTGATGGAGTATGCTAACGGAGGAGAG CTCTTCTTCCATCTCTCCCGTGAGCGGGTCTTCTCTGAGGACAGAGCCCGGTTCTATGGTGCTGAGATCGTCTCTGCTCTCGACTATCTTCACTCTCAGAACGTCGTCTACAGGGACCTGAAG CTGGAGAACCTCATGCTGGATAAAGACGGACATATTAAGATCACAGACTTCGGTCTCTGTAAGGAGGGGATCACCGACGAGGCCACCATGAGAACGTTCTGTGGAACCCCAGAATACCTTGCTCCAGAG GTGCTGGAGGACAACGACTACGGCCGAGCGGTGGACTGGTGGGGTCTGGGGGTGGTCATGTATGAGATGATGTGTGGACGCCTGCCCTTCTACAACCAGGACCACGAGCGGCTCTTCGAGCTCATCGTGATGGAGGAGATCCGCTTCCCCAAGAACCTCTCGCCCGAAGCCAAAGCCCTGCTGACCGGCCTGCTGAGAAAAGACCCCAAGCAGAG gCTGGGGGGCGGAGCCGAAGACGCCAGAGAAGTGATGGGGCACAAGTTCTTCTTCTGCGTTCACTGGGAGGACGTGCTGCAGAAAAAG CTGGTGCCTCTCTTTAAACCTCAGGTGACGTCGGAGACGGACACGCGCTACTTCGACGACGAGTTCACGGCACAGAGCATCACTGTGACTCCACCGGACAAGC CGAGCCGCCGGGACGTGGAGGACTCTGGGCCGGTCGCTCACTTTCCTCAGTTCTCTTACTCCGCCAGCGTACGAGAGTGA
- the LOC122355848 gene encoding RAC-beta serine/threonine-protein kinase-like isoform X1, whose protein sequence is MTEVSVVKEGWLYKRGEYIKTWRPRYFILKSDGSFMGYKEKPELMDQSSAPLNNFSVEECQLMKTERPRPNTFMIRCLQWTSVIERTFHVESSEERDEWMRAIQAVANGLQARDADEPMEIKFSSPGDFSALEDMEVSLSKSSSRVTMNDFDYLKLLGKGTFGKVILVREKASGMYYAMKILRKEVIIAKDEVAHTVTESRVLQNTRHPFLTTLKYAFQTPDRLCFVMEYANGGELFFHLSRERVFSEDRARFYGAEIVSALDYLHSQNVVYRDLKLENLMLDKDGHIKITDFGLCKEGITDEATMRTFCGTPEYLAPEVLEDNDYGRAVDWWGLGVVMYEMMCGRLPFYNQDHERLFELIVMEEIRFPKNLSPEAKALLTGLLRKDPKQRLGGGAEDAREVMGHKFFFCVHWEDVLQKKLVPLFKPQVTSETDTRYFDDEFTAQSITVTPPDKRKIKTPLTWSEPPGRGGLWAGRSLSSVLLLRQRTRVTPSHNASGWTEVTRVSDECID, encoded by the exons ATGACGGAGGTCAGCGTGGTGAAGGAAGGATGGCTTTATAAACGAG GTGAGTACATAAAGACATGGAGGCCGAGATACTTCATCCTGAAGAGCGATGGATCCTTCATGGGTTACAAGGAGAAGCCGGAGCTGATGGATCAGAGCTCAGCTCCTCTCAATAACTTCTCTGTGGAAG AGTGTCAGCTGATGAAGACCGAGCGTCCACGACCCAACACCTTCATGATCCGCTGTCTGCAGTGGACGAGCGTCATCGAGAGGACCTTTCACGTGGAGAGCAGTGAGGAGAG GGACGAGTGGATGCGAGCGATCCAGGCCGTGGCCAATGGGCTGCAGGCGCGGGACGCAGACGAGCCAATGGAGATCAAGTTCAGCTCTCCCGGGGACTTCAGCGCTCTGGAGGACATGGAGGTGTCTCTGTCCAAGTCCAGCTCCAGAGTG ACGATGAATGACTTTGATTACCTGAAGCTGCTGGGTAAAGGCACGTTTGGGAAGGTGATTCTGGTTCGAGAGAAAGCCTCAGGGATGTACTACGCCATGAAGATCCTGCGGAAGGAAGTCATCATCGCTAAG gatgaAGTGGCACATACAGTTACAGAGAGTCGAGTGCTGCAGAACACCAGACATCCTTTCCTCAcg ACTCTTAAATACGCCTTCCAGACTCCTGACCGGCTGTGTTTTGTGATGGAGTATGCTAACGGAGGAGAG CTCTTCTTCCATCTCTCCCGTGAGCGGGTCTTCTCTGAGGACAGAGCCCGGTTCTATGGTGCTGAGATCGTCTCTGCTCTCGACTATCTTCACTCTCAGAACGTCGTCTACAGGGACCTGAAG CTGGAGAACCTCATGCTGGATAAAGACGGACATATTAAGATCACAGACTTCGGTCTCTGTAAGGAGGGGATCACCGACGAGGCCACCATGAGAACGTTCTGTGGAACCCCAGAATACCTTGCTCCAGAG GTGCTGGAGGACAACGACTACGGCCGAGCGGTGGACTGGTGGGGTCTGGGGGTGGTCATGTATGAGATGATGTGTGGACGCCTGCCCTTCTACAACCAGGACCACGAGCGGCTCTTCGAGCTCATCGTGATGGAGGAGATCCGCTTCCCCAAGAACCTCTCGCCCGAAGCCAAAGCCCTGCTGACCGGCCTGCTGAGAAAAGACCCCAAGCAGAG gCTGGGGGGCGGAGCCGAAGACGCCAGAGAAGTGATGGGGCACAAGTTCTTCTTCTGCGTTCACTGGGAGGACGTGCTGCAGAAAAAG CTGGTGCCTCTCTTTAAACCTCAGGTGACGTCGGAGACGGACACGCGCTACTTCGACGACGAGTTCACGGCACAGAGCATCACTGTGACTCCACCGGACAAGCGTAAGATAAAAACACCTCTCACGTGGAG CGAGCCGCCGGGACGTGGAGGACTCTGGGCCGGTCGCTCACTTTCCTCAGTTCTCTTACTCCGCCAGCGTACGAGAGTGACTCCGTCCCATAATGCATCTGGATGGACTGAAGTCACGCGTGTCTCAGATGAATGTATTGATTAG